The Sphingosinithalassobacter sp. CS137 genome includes a region encoding these proteins:
- a CDS encoding PQQ-binding-like beta-propeller repeat protein — MKQLARVTLAIAALGALGGCGIFKGGDRNTPIVGQRVPILVAENDVTADPTLANVDVLLPAAVANSGWSQPGGNASKSMGHLALGQNLSRAWEARIPGGSTRARLAAAPVVAENRLFAVGVEGQVHAFAADTGASLWTTQTAEGEANRRARFGGGASVESGRVYATNGLGDVVALDAATGNLVWRVRPGGPLRGAPTVANGNVYVVSQDNQLFALNQQTGEVVWTETASIESQGVFGSAAPAAAQGTVIAGFSSGELNAYRYENGLSLWNDTLSRTSISTSVSSLSDIDAEPVIDQGRVYAVGQGGRMVAIEIGSGRRLWEQNVAGISTPWVVGEWIFVVTDDARLVAISRGSGRIRWIEQLRRWRDEDDAKGAVNWTGPVLAGGRLVLVNTLGQIVSVSPADGSIQSTIETDQEFTLPPVVANNMLYVLADNGRLLAYR; from the coding sequence ATGAAACAGCTCGCGCGCGTGACTCTCGCCATTGCCGCGCTGGGCGCGCTTGGCGGGTGCGGCATCTTCAAGGGTGGCGATCGCAACACGCCGATCGTCGGCCAGCGGGTTCCGATTCTGGTCGCTGAAAATGACGTCACGGCAGATCCGACGCTCGCGAATGTCGATGTGCTGCTGCCGGCGGCGGTCGCGAACAGCGGCTGGAGCCAGCCGGGCGGCAATGCCTCGAAATCGATGGGGCATCTTGCGCTCGGACAGAATCTCTCGCGCGCTTGGGAAGCCCGCATCCCGGGTGGATCGACGCGCGCACGGCTCGCTGCCGCGCCGGTAGTGGCCGAAAACCGGCTGTTCGCCGTCGGTGTCGAAGGGCAGGTCCATGCCTTCGCGGCAGACACGGGTGCATCGCTCTGGACCACGCAGACCGCCGAGGGCGAAGCCAATCGCCGTGCCCGCTTCGGCGGCGGCGCCAGCGTCGAATCGGGGCGCGTCTATGCCACCAACGGCCTTGGCGACGTGGTCGCGCTCGATGCGGCGACGGGCAATCTCGTCTGGCGCGTCCGACCCGGCGGCCCGCTGCGCGGCGCGCCGACCGTGGCGAACGGCAACGTCTATGTCGTCTCGCAGGACAATCAGCTCTTCGCGCTCAACCAGCAGACCGGCGAAGTGGTGTGGACCGAAACGGCCAGCATCGAATCGCAAGGCGTCTTCGGCTCGGCTGCGCCCGCCGCGGCGCAGGGCACGGTGATCGCCGGCTTCTCGTCGGGCGAGCTCAACGCCTATCGTTACGAAAATGGCCTGTCGCTGTGGAACGACACCCTCTCGCGGACGAGCATTTCCACGTCGGTCTCGTCGCTTTCGGATATCGACGCCGAGCCGGTGATCGATCAGGGCCGCGTCTATGCGGTTGGTCAGGGCGGCCGCATGGTCGCGATCGAGATCGGCAGCGGCCGTCGCCTGTGGGAACAGAATGTCGCCGGCATCTCGACCCCGTGGGTCGTGGGGGAGTGGATCTTCGTCGTCACCGACGATGCGCGGCTTGTCGCGATCTCGCGCGGCAGCGGCCGGATTCGCTGGATCGAGCAGCTGCGCCGCTGGCGCGACGAGGACGACGCCAAGGGTGCGGTGAACTGGACCGGTCCGGTCCTCGCCGGCGGTCGACTGGTGCTGGTCAACACGCTCGGCCAGATCGTCTCGGTCTCGCCTGCCGACGGCAGCATCCAGTCCACCATCGAAACCGATCAGGAGTTCACGCTTCCGCCGGTCGTCGCCAACAACATGCTGTACGTGCTCGCCGACAACGGCCGGCTCCTCGCGTATCGCTGA
- a CDS encoding tetratricopeptide repeat protein — protein sequence MATPPPENQAFLREVDEEYRRDQLMRFWRRWGRWLVAGVVVVLLGLALWLYLSHRDTRSAELQGERFDTALHDLAEDKVDSAQAVFIELSESDRAGYAAMSRFSEANIALANDNLAEAAATFGAIANDESLPEPFRNLALVRQTLAEYEQMEPAAVIERLGPLANPDSPFFGTAGEMVAAAYLKQGKRQEAGELYGQIARTESVPSSVRQRAVQIAGVLGVDTSETLDGESTESSEATNEQTEEASNQ from the coding sequence TTGGCGACGCCACCCCCGGAAAATCAGGCCTTCCTTCGTGAAGTCGACGAGGAGTACCGGCGCGACCAGCTGATGCGATTCTGGCGGCGCTGGGGCCGCTGGCTCGTAGCCGGCGTCGTAGTGGTGCTGCTCGGCCTCGCGCTGTGGCTCTATCTGAGCCATCGCGACACCCGCTCCGCCGAGCTGCAGGGCGAACGGTTCGACACTGCGCTGCACGACCTTGCCGAGGACAAGGTCGACAGCGCGCAGGCGGTCTTTATCGAGCTGAGCGAGAGCGATCGCGCCGGCTATGCCGCGATGTCGCGCTTCTCCGAGGCCAATATCGCGCTCGCCAACGACAATCTGGCCGAAGCCGCCGCCACGTTCGGCGCGATCGCGAACGACGAATCGCTGCCCGAACCGTTTCGCAATCTGGCGCTCGTGCGCCAGACGCTCGCCGAATATGAGCAGATGGAGCCGGCTGCGGTGATCGAGCGGCTGGGGCCGCTCGCCAATCCGGACAGCCCCTTCTTCGGCACTGCCGGCGAAATGGTCGCCGCCGCCTATCTGAAGCAGGGCAAGCGCCAGGAGGCTGGCGAGCTCTATGGCCAGATCGCGCGCACCGAATCGGTGCCGAGCAGTGTCCGCCAGCGCGCCGTGCAAATCGCCGGGGTGCTCGGCGTGGATACCAGCGAGACGCTCGACGGCGAGAGCACCGAATCGAGCGAAGCAACGAACGAACAGACCGAGGAAGCCAGCAACCAATGA
- the panB gene encoding 3-methyl-2-oxobutanoate hydroxymethyltransferase: MSTYTLDTATSRANPTPAPMKRLTVPAIQKRKGGEPIVMLTAYTTRMAQLLDPHCDLLLVGDSLGQVIYGLPSTLPVTLDMMCAHGAAVVRGSYHSVVIVDMPFGSYEESPEAAFRSASRVMAETGAAGVKLEGGEAMAETIAFLSARGIPVMGHVGLTPQAVNALGGYGARGRSNAEHDKIISDARAVDQAGAFAVVVEGVVEPLARTITGEVGCPVIGIGASAECDGQVLVTEDMLGLFERTPRFVKKFDDMAGRISAAVATYAADVRARSFPGAEQVYAPRD; encoded by the coding sequence ATGTCCACCTACACGCTCGACACTGCCACCAGCCGCGCCAATCCCACGCCTGCGCCGATGAAGCGGCTTACCGTGCCCGCCATTCAGAAGCGCAAGGGCGGCGAGCCGATCGTCATGCTGACGGCCTACACCACGCGCATGGCGCAGCTGCTCGACCCGCACTGCGACCTGCTGCTCGTCGGCGACAGCCTGGGGCAGGTGATCTACGGCCTCCCGTCGACGCTGCCGGTCACGCTCGACATGATGTGTGCGCATGGCGCAGCGGTGGTGCGCGGCAGCTACCATTCGGTGGTGATCGTCGACATGCCGTTCGGCAGCTATGAGGAGAGCCCGGAGGCGGCATTCCGCTCGGCCTCGCGCGTCATGGCGGAAACCGGAGCCGCCGGCGTGAAGCTGGAAGGCGGCGAGGCAATGGCCGAGACGATCGCCTTCCTTTCGGCGCGCGGCATTCCGGTGATGGGTCATGTCGGCCTGACGCCGCAGGCAGTGAACGCGCTCGGCGGCTATGGCGCGCGCGGGCGCAGCAATGCCGAGCACGACAAGATCATCTCCGATGCCCGTGCGGTGGATCAGGCCGGCGCCTTTGCGGTGGTGGTGGAGGGTGTCGTGGAGCCGCTGGCGCGCACCATCACCGGCGAAGTCGGCTGCCCGGTGATCGGCATCGGCGCCTCGGCCGAATGCGACGGCCAGGTTCTCGTCACCGAGGACATGCTCGGCCTGTTCGAGCGGACGCCGCGATTCGTGAAGAAATTCGACGACATGGCCGGCCGCATTTCCGCCGCGGTCGCCACCTATGCCGCCGACGTTCGCGCACGGTCCTTTCCGGGCGCGGAACAAGTCTATGCGCCGCGCGACTGA
- a CDS encoding helix-turn-helix transcriptional regulator: MAKVPISNDIRTLRFLSGEMTQAELGEKIGMTRQTVAAIEAGKYSPSLEAAFRIAQVFGKPLEEVFRWEE, from the coding sequence ATGGCTAAGGTTCCGATCTCGAACGACATCCGGACCTTGCGCTTTCTCTCCGGCGAAATGACCCAGGCGGAGCTCGGCGAGAAGATCGGGATGACGCGCCAGACGGTCGCCGCGATCGAGGCCGGCAAATATTCGCCGAGCCTGGAAGCGGCATTCCGCATCGCCCAGGTGTTCGGCAAGCCGCTCGAGGAAGTGTTTCGCTGGGAGGAATGA
- a CDS encoding TIGR02466 family protein, translated as MTDASNPGFDSIRVRAEQIGLFETPVLHGRLAGSEALTEALEAVIRQRRAQDADGLNRSNVGGWHSNTDMLDWGGPAATKLAEMAIRTAKRLSHFDQRDADSIDWSVRMWANVSPAGAVNMSHAHPGVLWAAVYYVATGGAPGEDVGGELYFEDPRFPVPFMTFPGFRMVGLDGKPQPVERRLRTQPGDLVLFPAWLRHGVRPHSGSGDRISIAMNLYGKERG; from the coding sequence ATGACCGACGCCTCCAATCCCGGTTTCGATTCGATCCGCGTCCGCGCGGAGCAGATCGGCCTGTTCGAAACGCCTGTTCTGCATGGCAGGCTCGCGGGCTCCGAGGCGCTCACCGAAGCGCTCGAGGCGGTGATCCGGCAGCGCCGGGCGCAGGATGCGGACGGGCTGAACCGTTCGAACGTGGGCGGCTGGCATTCGAACACCGACATGCTCGATTGGGGCGGCCCCGCCGCGACGAAGCTCGCGGAAATGGCGATCCGCACGGCGAAGCGGCTCTCCCATTTCGATCAGCGCGATGCTGACAGCATCGACTGGTCGGTGCGGATGTGGGCGAATGTCTCGCCCGCCGGTGCCGTCAACATGAGCCATGCGCATCCGGGCGTGCTGTGGGCCGCGGTCTATTATGTCGCGACCGGGGGAGCGCCGGGCGAGGATGTGGGCGGCGAACTCTATTTCGAGGATCCGCGCTTTCCGGTGCCGTTCATGACCTTTCCCGGCTTCCGCATGGTCGGGCTGGACGGCAAGCCGCAGCCGGTCGAGCGGCGGCTGCGCACCCAGCCGGGCGATCTCGTCCTCTTCCCCGCGTGGCTGCGTCATGGCGTGCGTCCGCACAGCGGCAGCGGCGATCGCATCTCGATCGCGATGAATCTCTACGGAAAGGAGAGGGGCTGA
- a CDS encoding ArsC family reductase, translating into MTTTLYGIRNCDTVKKARAWLDANGVAHDFHDFKTQGLDPARLAHWVEAVGWEALLNRSGTTFRKLSDAEKQDLDSDKAMALMLAQPSMVKRPVVEYPGGLLVGFAADRYAAALR; encoded by the coding sequence ATGACGACGACGCTCTACGGCATCCGCAACTGCGACACGGTGAAGAAGGCACGGGCGTGGCTCGATGCGAACGGCGTCGCCCATGACTTCCACGACTTCAAGACGCAGGGGCTCGATCCGGCTCGGCTCGCGCATTGGGTCGAGGCGGTCGGCTGGGAAGCGCTCCTCAACCGTTCGGGCACGACCTTCCGGAAACTGTCGGACGCGGAGAAGCAAGACCTCGACTCGGACAAGGCAATGGCGCTGATGCTGGCGCAGCCGTCGATGGTGAAGCGGCCGGTGGTGGAGTATCCGGGGGGGTTGCTGGTCGGCTTCGCGGCGGACCGGTACGCAGCGGCGTTGCGCTGA
- the guaA gene encoding glutamine-hydrolyzing GMP synthase produces the protein MTQHSESVLIIDFGSQVTQLIARRVREAGVYSEIAPFTAAEDAFRRMQPQGVILSGSPASVLDTESPRVPQAIFDSGVPILGICYGQQVLMQQLGGEVQLGDSGEFGLAFIEIQDSCVLFDGVWQEGESHQVWMSHGDKVTELAPGFRPVATSPGSPFAVVADDARRYYATQFHMEVVHTPDGAKLLANFVRHVCGLGGEWTMAEFRDAKIAEIREQVGDGKVICGLSGGVDSAVAAVLIHEAIGDQLTCVFVDHGLMRAGEAEQVVSLFKGAYNIPLVHVNAETLFLNGLAGVTDPEAKRKFIGKTFIDVFEEEARKIGGAEFLAQGTLYPDVIESVSFTGGPSVTIKSHHNVGGLPERMNMKLVEPLRELFKDEVRVLGRELGLPEAFVGRHPFPGPGLAIRIPGEVTKERCDILRKADAIYLEEIRNAGLYDAIWQAFAVLLPVRTVGVMGDGRTYDSVLALRAVTSTDGMTAAVFPFPGDFLSRVATRIVNEVRGVNRVVYDYTSKPPGTIEWE, from the coding sequence ATGACGCAGCATTCCGAATCCGTCCTGATCATCGACTTCGGCAGCCAGGTGACTCAGCTCATCGCGCGGCGGGTCCGCGAGGCGGGGGTCTATAGCGAAATCGCGCCGTTCACGGCGGCCGAAGACGCGTTCCGGCGGATGCAGCCGCAAGGCGTGATACTCTCGGGCAGCCCGGCTTCGGTGCTCGATACCGAAAGCCCGCGCGTGCCGCAGGCGATCTTCGATTCCGGCGTGCCGATCCTCGGCATCTGCTACGGCCAGCAGGTGCTGATGCAGCAGCTGGGCGGCGAGGTGCAGCTGGGCGATTCGGGCGAATTCGGGCTCGCCTTCATCGAGATTCAGGACAGTTGCGTGCTCTTCGACGGCGTCTGGCAGGAAGGCGAGAGCCATCAGGTCTGGATGAGCCATGGCGACAAGGTGACCGAGCTTGCGCCCGGCTTCCGCCCGGTCGCCACCAGCCCCGGCTCGCCCTTCGCCGTCGTGGCCGACGATGCCCGCCGCTACTACGCGACTCAGTTCCATATGGAGGTGGTGCACACCCCCGACGGCGCCAAGCTGCTCGCCAATTTCGTGCGCCACGTCTGCGGGCTCGGCGGCGAGTGGACCATGGCCGAGTTCCGCGACGCCAAGATCGCCGAGATCCGCGAGCAGGTCGGTGATGGCAAGGTGATCTGCGGCCTTTCGGGCGGAGTCGACAGCGCGGTGGCCGCGGTGCTGATTCACGAGGCGATCGGCGACCAGCTGACCTGCGTGTTCGTCGATCACGGGCTGATGCGCGCGGGCGAGGCCGAGCAGGTGGTGAGCCTGTTCAAGGGCGCCTACAACATTCCGCTCGTCCATGTGAACGCCGAGACGCTGTTCCTGAACGGCCTGGCGGGAGTCACCGATCCCGAAGCCAAGCGCAAGTTCATCGGCAAGACCTTCATCGACGTGTTCGAGGAGGAAGCGCGCAAGATCGGCGGCGCCGAGTTCCTGGCGCAGGGGACGCTCTATCCCGACGTGATCGAAAGCGTCTCGTTCACCGGCGGGCCGTCGGTGACGATCAAGAGCCATCACAATGTGGGCGGCCTGCCCGAGCGGATGAACATGAAGCTCGTCGAGCCGCTGCGCGAGCTGTTCAAGGACGAAGTGCGCGTCCTCGGTCGCGAGCTCGGACTGCCCGAGGCATTCGTCGGGCGGCATCCGTTCCCCGGCCCGGGCCTGGCGATCCGCATTCCCGGCGAAGTCACCAAGGAACGCTGCGACATTCTGCGCAAGGCCGACGCCATCTATCTCGAGGAGATCCGCAACGCCGGGCTCTACGACGCGATCTGGCAGGCGTTCGCGGTGCTGCTGCCGGTTCGCACCGTCGGCGTGATGGGCGACGGGCGGACCTATGATTCTGTGCTGGCGCTGCGCGCAGTGACGTCGACCGACGGCATGACGGCGGCGGTGTTCCCGTTCCCGGGCGATTTCCTGTCGCGGGTGGCAACGCGCATCGTGAACGAGGTTCGCGGCGTCAATCGCGTGGTATATGACTATACCTCAAAGCCACCCGGCACGATCGAGTGGGAGTGA
- a CDS encoding prolyl oligopeptidase family serine peptidase, translated as MRRLPLLAIALLAAAPAAAQTDPETPTVMTFPNAYPETRRVDVVEEQFGVQVADPYRWLEGDVRSEREVADWVAAQNRVTDAYLATLPGRDIFQDRLRTLFDYERFGLPTERGGRYFYSHNTGLQNQAVLWVRDELNGEGRVLLDPNSWSDDGATALAEWSPSEDGTKLMYSIQDGGTDWRIVKVLDVATGQVLPDEVRWAKYTVGGDWAKDGSGFFYARYPEPPEGEQYQALTENHRVYFHRLGTDQSEDRLVYATPDHPKRSHYSGVTDDGRWLVITTSEGTDNVYAVTLVDLTDPSWTPRTIIPELENEWGVIGNIGSTFYFATDKDAPRQRIVAIDVSDPSAGPETAREIVPQQDAVLSGASMVGGKLILSYLVDAKTEVRRYNLDGTPDGTVTLPGIGTASGFGGEQEDSETFFAFTSFNYPTTIFRYDVATGETSEWARPQVDFDPQNYAVEQRFYQSKDGTRVPMFVVRRADVTGPAPTLLYAYGGFNSSVLPAFSSSRVAWLEQGGVLAVANIRGGGEYGKEWHDAGRLHNKQNVFDDFIAAGEYLIREGITGQDQLAIQGGSNGGLLVGAVVNQRPDLFAAALPAVGVMDMLRFDRWTAGRYWVDDYGYPSKEEDFRVLYAYSPYHNVRSGVDYPAILATTADTDDRVVPGHTFKYTAMIQSADIGPKPHLVRIETRAGHGSGKPTDKIIEEAADLWAFAARWTGLEVTPVE; from the coding sequence ATGCGCCGTTTGCCGCTTCTCGCAATTGCCCTTCTCGCCGCCGCGCCCGCTGCGGCACAGACCGACCCGGAGACGCCCACCGTCATGACCTTTCCGAATGCCTATCCCGAAACCCGCCGTGTCGACGTTGTGGAGGAGCAGTTCGGAGTGCAGGTCGCCGATCCCTATCGCTGGCTCGAAGGCGATGTGCGCAGCGAGCGGGAAGTGGCCGATTGGGTCGCCGCGCAGAACCGGGTGACCGACGCCTATCTGGCAACTTTGCCGGGCCGCGACATCTTCCAGGACCGGCTGCGCACGCTGTTCGACTATGAACGCTTCGGCCTGCCGACCGAACGCGGCGGCCGCTATTTCTACAGCCACAACACCGGCCTGCAGAACCAGGCGGTGCTGTGGGTGCGCGACGAATTGAACGGCGAGGGCCGCGTGCTGCTCGATCCCAACAGCTGGTCCGACGACGGCGCGACCGCGCTCGCCGAATGGTCGCCGTCGGAGGACGGCACCAAGCTGATGTATTCGATCCAGGACGGCGGGACCGACTGGCGCATCGTCAAGGTGCTCGACGTCGCCACCGGGCAGGTGCTGCCCGACGAGGTGCGCTGGGCGAAATACACCGTGGGCGGCGACTGGGCGAAGGATGGCTCGGGCTTCTTCTACGCGCGCTACCCCGAGCCGCCCGAGGGCGAGCAGTATCAGGCGCTCACCGAGAACCACCGCGTCTATTTCCACCGGCTGGGTACGGACCAGTCCGAGGACCGGCTGGTCTATGCCACGCCCGACCATCCCAAGCGCAGCCATTATTCGGGCGTGACCGACGATGGCCGCTGGCTGGTCATCACCACCAGCGAAGGCACCGACAATGTCTATGCGGTGACGCTGGTCGATCTGACCGACCCGAGTTGGACGCCGCGCACCATCATTCCCGAACTGGAGAATGAGTGGGGCGTGATCGGCAATATCGGTTCGACCTTCTATTTCGCCACCGACAAGGATGCGCCGCGCCAGCGGATCGTCGCGATCGACGTTTCCGATCCCAGTGCGGGGCCGGAGACGGCGCGTGAGATCGTGCCGCAGCAGGATGCCGTGCTGTCGGGAGCATCGATGGTCGGCGGCAAGCTGATCCTGTCGTATCTGGTCGACGCCAAGACCGAGGTGCGCCGTTACAATCTGGACGGCACCCCCGACGGCACGGTGACGCTGCCGGGCATCGGCACTGCGAGCGGCTTCGGCGGCGAGCAGGAGGACAGCGAGACCTTCTTCGCCTTCACCAGCTTCAACTATCCCACCACCATCTTCCGCTATGACGTCGCGACCGGCGAAACGAGCGAATGGGCGCGCCCGCAGGTCGATTTCGATCCGCAGAACTATGCGGTCGAGCAGCGTTTCTATCAGTCGAAGGACGGCACCCGCGTGCCGATGTTCGTCGTGCGCCGCGCCGATGTGACCGGCCCCGCGCCGACTCTGCTCTATGCCTATGGCGGGTTCAACAGCTCGGTGCTGCCGGCCTTTTCCTCCTCGCGCGTCGCGTGGCTCGAGCAGGGCGGGGTGCTCGCGGTCGCCAACATCCGCGGCGGCGGCGAATATGGCAAGGAGTGGCACGACGCCGGGCGGCTCCACAACAAGCAGAACGTCTTCGATGATTTCATCGCCGCGGGCGAATATCTGATCCGCGAAGGCATTACGGGGCAGGACCAGCTGGCGATCCAGGGCGGGTCGAACGGCGGGCTGCTGGTGGGCGCAGTGGTGAACCAGCGTCCCGATCTGTTCGCCGCGGCGCTGCCGGCGGTGGGCGTGATGGACATGCTGCGCTTCGATCGCTGGACCGCCGGCCGCTATTGGGTCGACGATTATGGCTATCCGTCGAAGGAGGAGGATTTCCGCGTCCTCTATGCCTACTCGCCCTACCATAATGTGCGCAGCGGTGTGGACTATCCCGCGATCCTGGCGACGACCGCCGACACCGACGACCGCGTCGTGCCCGGGCACACGTTCAAATACACTGCGATGATCCAGTCGGCCGACATTGGCCCCAAGCCGCATCTGGTGCGCATCGAGACGCGTGCCGGCCATGGCTCGGGCAAGCCGACCGACAAGATCATCGAGGAGGCGGCGGACCTTTGGGCCTTCGCGGCGCGCTGGACCGGCCTGGAAGTGACGCCAGTCGAGTGA
- the rplQ gene encoding 50S ribosomal protein L17 codes for MRHKVGGRKLQRTSAHRQALFRNMSAALIKHEQITTTVAKAKELRPYVEKLVTLAKKGGLSNRRLAHARLLDDAQLVKLFDVLAARYADRNGGYTRIIKIGPRASDASPMAIIEFVDRDVDAKGQDSGPVMSDEDFDEAA; via the coding sequence ATGCGTCACAAGGTTGGCGGCCGTAAGCTGCAGCGTACTTCGGCCCATCGCCAGGCACTGTTCCGCAACATGTCGGCCGCGCTCATCAAGCACGAGCAGATCACCACCACCGTCGCCAAGGCGAAGGAGCTTCGCCCCTATGTCGAGAAGCTGGTGACGCTGGCGAAGAAGGGCGGCCTTTCGAACCGCCGTCTCGCCCACGCCCGCCTGCTCGACGACGCACAGCTGGTGAAGCTGTTCGACGTGCTGGCCGCGCGCTATGCCGATCGCAACGGTGGCTACACGCGCATCATCAAGATCGGCCCCCGCGCATCGGACGCGTCACCGATGGCGATCATCGAGTTCGTCGATCGCGACGTCGACGCCAAGGGCCAGGATTCGGGCCCGGTGATGAGCGACGAGGATTTCGACGAAGCGGCCTGA
- a CDS encoding DNA-directed RNA polymerase subunit alpha: protein MTVNAKNWQELKKPNGLEKKPGGDPKRKSTFVAEPLERGFGLTLGNALRRVLLSSLQGAAVTSIKIENVLHEFSSLAGVREDVTDIVLNVKQIALKMEGEGPKRLQLSATGPAEVKAGDIAVSGDIQVMNPELVLCHLDDGATLNMELTADTGKGYVPAAANRPADAPIGLIPVDALYSPVRQVSYKVENTRVGQELDYDKLTLTVETDGTVTPEDAVAYAARILQDQLALFVHFDDSAMTRAAAPATAGMAAAAPEGAAGDTAQINRYLLKKVDELELSVRSANCLKNDNIIYIGDLVQKTEAEMLRTPNFGRKSLNEIKEVLSSMGLRLGMEIPGWPPENIEEMAKKLEQEIMG from the coding sequence GTGACTGTCAACGCAAAGAACTGGCAGGAACTCAAGAAGCCCAACGGCCTCGAAAAGAAGCCCGGTGGCGATCCCAAGCGCAAGTCGACCTTCGTTGCCGAGCCGCTCGAGCGCGGATTCGGCCTGACGCTGGGTAACGCGCTGCGCCGCGTGCTGCTGTCGAGCCTGCAGGGCGCCGCCGTGACCTCGATCAAGATCGAGAATGTGCTGCACGAATTCTCGTCGCTCGCGGGCGTTCGCGAGGACGTGACCGACATCGTGCTCAACGTGAAGCAGATCGCGCTCAAGATGGAAGGCGAGGGCCCCAAGCGGCTCCAGCTTTCCGCCACGGGCCCTGCCGAAGTGAAGGCCGGCGACATCGCGGTTTCGGGCGACATCCAGGTGATGAACCCCGAGCTGGTGCTGTGCCATCTCGACGATGGCGCGACGCTCAACATGGAGCTGACCGCCGACACCGGTAAGGGCTATGTGCCCGCCGCGGCCAATCGTCCGGCCGATGCGCCGATCGGGCTGATTCCGGTCGATGCGCTCTACTCGCCGGTGCGCCAGGTGTCGTACAAGGTCGAGAACACCCGCGTCGGGCAGGAGCTCGACTATGACAAGCTCACGCTGACGGTGGAGACCGACGGCACGGTGACGCCCGAGGATGCAGTGGCCTATGCCGCGCGCATTCTGCAGGACCAGCTGGCGCTGTTCGTCCACTTCGACGATTCGGCGATGACCCGTGCGGCGGCTCCGGCCACCGCCGGCATGGCCGCTGCGGCTCCGGAAGGTGCGGCGGGCGATACCGCGCAGATCAATCGCTATCTGCTCAAGAAGGTCGATGAGCTCGAGCTTTCGGTGCGTTCGGCCAACTGCCTGAAGAACGACAACATCATCTATATCGGCGATCTGGTTCAGAAGACCGAGGCCGAGATGCTGCGCACGCCGAACTTCGGTCGCAAGTCCTTGAACGAGATCAAGGAAGTGCTGTCGAGCATGGGTCTGCGCCTCGGCATGGAAATCCCGGGCTGGCCGCCTGAGAACATCGAAGAGATGGCCAAGAAGCTCGAGCAGGAAATCATGGGCTGA
- the rpsK gene encoding 30S ribosomal protein S11 — MAQAPQRLRRRERKNITAGVAHVNASFNNTMITITDAQGNAISWSSAGMMGFKGSRKSTPYAAQVAAEDAGRKAAEHGVRTLEVEVKGPGSGRESALRALQAVGFQITSIRDVTPIPHNGVRPSKRRRV, encoded by the coding sequence ATGGCACAAGCACCGCAGCGCCTCCGTCGGCGCGAACGCAAGAACATCACTGCAGGCGTCGCTCACGTGAACGCCAGCTTCAACAACACCATGATCACCATCACCGATGCGCAGGGCAATGCGATCAGCTGGTCTTCGGCCGGCATGATGGGCTTCAAGGGCTCGCGCAAGTCGACGCCCTATGCCGCGCAGGTCGCCGCCGAGGATGCGGGCCGCAAGGCCGCCGAGCATGGCGTGCGCACGCTCGAGGTCGAGGTGAAGGGCCCGGGGTCGGGCCGCGAGTCGGCGCTTCGCGCGCTCCAGGCGGTGGGCTTCCAGATCACGTCGATCCGCGACGTGACTCCGATCCCGCACAACGGCGTTCGTCCGTCCAAGCGCCGCCGCGTCTGA
- the rpsM gene encoding 30S ribosomal protein S13: protein MARIAGVNIPTNKRVVIALQYIHGIGETKAKEITEQLKIAPERRVQDLTDQEVLQIRETIDANYTVEGDLRRETAMNIKRLMDLACYRGLRHRKGLPVRGQRTHTNARTRKGKAKPIAGKKK from the coding sequence ATGGCACGTATTGCGGGTGTTAACATCCCGACCAACAAGCGCGTGGTGATCGCGCTCCAATATATCCACGGCATCGGCGAGACCAAGGCCAAGGAGATCACTGAGCAGCTGAAGATCGCGCCCGAGCGGCGTGTGCAGGACCTGACCGATCAGGAAGTGCTGCAGATCCGCGAGACGATCGACGCGAACTACACCGTCGAGGGCGACCTGCGCCGCGAGACCGCGATGAACATTAAGCGGCTCATGGATCTGGCCTGCTATCGCGGGCTGCGTCATCGCAAGGGCCTTCCCGTCCGCGGTCAGCGCACGCATACCAATGCGCGCACCCGCAAGGGTAAGGCCAAGCCGATCGCCGGCAAGAAGAAGTAA